In Clostridium sp. JN-1, one genomic interval encodes:
- a CDS encoding polysaccharide deacetylase family protein — MRVKSKIIFIALVIILIAGAVTYGFKSKKPAVTKKTQVEAKQQDNKKNKENQVEKNKQPREFKNTPLIYNDKSIPVLMYHSIDYEKNNELRLPKEQFRQQMKYLKDSGYTTLTLDELYNFMVNNKPVPAKSVVITLDDGYKDNYTNAYPVLKEFGLNAAVFVITSTIDKDSSYLTTSELKEMDQNGVDIESHTVNHDKLGQLSYEKQCETLKGSKEYIEKILNKKVKYIGYPFGKYNNYTQKAAKDTEYTMAFTTNSGWSNKDQGIYNLNRVYISANYSMDEFIRRITNPNYNVQNTAHKTGSKK; from the coding sequence ATGAGAGTTAAGAGCAAGATCATTTTTATAGCCCTTGTAATCATATTAATAGCTGGAGCTGTAACATATGGCTTTAAAAGTAAGAAACCGGCTGTAACAAAAAAAACTCAAGTAGAAGCTAAGCAGCAAGACAATAAAAAAAACAAAGAAAATCAAGTTGAAAAAAATAAGCAGCCTAGAGAATTTAAAAACACACCGCTTATATATAATGATAAATCTATTCCTGTTCTTATGTATCATTCTATTGACTATGAAAAAAATAATGAATTAAGATTACCTAAGGAACAATTTAGACAGCAGATGAAGTATTTAAAAGATAGTGGGTATACCACTTTGACATTAGATGAATTATATAACTTTATGGTAAATAATAAACCTGTTCCAGCCAAGTCAGTAGTTATAACTCTTGATGATGGATATAAGGACAATTATACTAATGCGTATCCAGTATTAAAAGAATTTGGATTAAATGCAGCTGTTTTTGTAATTACAAGTACAATAGATAAAGATAGTAGTTATTTGACAACATCTGAATTAAAAGAAATGGATCAAAATGGCGTAGATATTGAAAGTCATACTGTAAACCATGATAAATTAGGTCAACTTTCTTATGAGAAGCAGTGCGAAACTTTAAAAGGATCTAAAGAATATATTGAAAAGATATTAAATAAGAAGGTAAAGTACATAGGATATCCTTTTGGTAAATATAATAATTACACTCAAAAGGCAGCAAAAGACACAGAATATACTATGGCATTTACAACTAATTCAGGATGGTCAAACAAAGATCAAGGAATATATAATTTAAATAGAGTCTATATATCTGCAAATTACAGCATGGACGAATTTATAAGGAGGATTACAAACCCTAATTATAATGTACAAAACACGGCACACAAAACTGGATCAAAAAAATAA
- a CDS encoding metal-binding protein — MTIKEIMKYIESEYSVINDTPCEMCGGEYVAENLEIDIVNDVPYDICTCVCSNCGHEKHFEFYAPFVEEEGLKKARNILN, encoded by the coding sequence ATGACCATTAAAGAAATAATGAAATATATTGAAAGTGAGTATTCTGTTATAAATGATACACCTTGTGAAATGTGCGGCGGCGAATATGTAGCAGAAAATTTAGAGATAGATATTGTTAATGACGTACCTTATGATATATGCACTTGTGTATGTTCAAATTGTGGACATGAAAAGCATTTTGAATTTTATGCTCCATTTGTAGAAGAAGAAGGATTAAAAAAGGCAAGGAACATTTTAAATTAA
- a CDS encoding nucleoside recognition domain-containing protein encodes MINIIWFLILAFSIVFGIFTGRGDELSKAIISSADSSVKLIIGLIGIMSLWCGIMNIAKESGITSKLAAILKPILKVIFEDAAKDEKTLGNIVMNLTANMMGLSNAATPFGIKAMQELSRLNNHDSTASNDMVLFLVINAVCIQLVPTTIISIRAASGSQDPAVIIIPTIITSSISAVSGVIICKILQRYF; translated from the coding sequence ATGATTAACATTATATGGTTTTTGATTTTGGCTTTTAGCATAGTTTTTGGCATATTTACAGGAAGAGGAGACGAGCTTTCTAAAGCTATAATATCTTCTGCTGATTCATCTGTAAAGCTTATTATAGGACTTATCGGAATAATGAGTTTATGGTGCGGAATAATGAATATTGCCAAGGAAAGTGGAATTACGTCCAAGCTTGCAGCTATTTTAAAGCCTATTTTGAAGGTTATTTTTGAAGATGCAGCTAAAGATGAAAAGACGTTAGGAAATATAGTGATGAATTTGACTGCTAATATGATGGGGCTTTCAAATGCAGCAACTCCATTTGGAATAAAAGCAATGCAGGAACTCAGCAGGTTAAATAATCATGACAGTACTGCTAGCAATGATATGGTGCTATTTCTTGTTATAAATGCCGTATGCATACAACTTGTACCAACTACTATAATATCTATAAGAGCTGCATCCGGTTCCCAAGATCCTGCTGTAATCATAATACCAACTATAATTACAAGCAGTATATCAGCTGTCTCTGGAGTTATAATTTGTAAGATACTTCAGAGATATTTTTAA
- a CDS encoding spore maturation protein yields the protein MGYITKSIIPIIVMFVIVYGVIKKVKIYECFVDGAKDGITICIKIFPYLLAMFIAIGVFRESNALNYFINLIKPLVKFIGLPPEVVPLIMIKPLSGSGALGVFAEILNKFGPDSRIGLISSIIMGSTETIFYTITVYFGAVGVKKIRHVLWAAFFADLISIISAVTLAKFMF from the coding sequence ATGGGGTATATCACAAAATCTATAATTCCAATCATAGTTATGTTTGTAATTGTATATGGGGTTATAAAAAAAGTAAAGATATATGAATGTTTTGTAGATGGTGCAAAAGATGGAATAACAATATGCATAAAAATTTTTCCGTACCTTCTTGCAATGTTTATTGCAATAGGGGTTTTTAGAGAATCTAATGCTTTAAATTATTTTATAAACTTGATAAAACCTCTAGTAAAGTTTATAGGGCTTCCCCCGGAAGTAGTTCCTTTAATTATGATAAAACCGCTGTCTGGAAGTGGTGCACTTGGAGTATTTGCAGAAATATTAAATAAGTTTGGACCTGATAGTAGGATAGGATTAATTTCTTCTATAATTATGGGATCGACAGAAACTATATTTTACACTATTACAGTTTACTTTGGAGCTGTTGGGGTTAAAAAGATAAGGCATGTATTATGGGCTGCATTTTTTGCAGATTTAATTTCTATTATTTCAGCTGTTACTTTGGCTAAATTTATGTTTTAA
- a CDS encoding uracil-DNA glycosylase yields MLKWRELYEECLKCNKCDLSNSRTNMVFGDGNPRSKLMFVGEAPGADEDRTGIPFVGRAGQLLNKGLLALNLVREKDYYICNICKCRPQGNRTPYEEEAKACIPYLRNQTALIRPKIIVCLGATALKYILGSDWRITRDRGKWVEKKGIFLTATFHPSAILRDQSKKALFWEDLKSIKQKYDEIKE; encoded by the coding sequence TTGTTGAAGTGGAGAGAATTATATGAGGAATGTTTAAAGTGCAATAAATGTGATTTAAGCAACAGCAGAACTAATATGGTATTTGGAGATGGAAATCCAAGATCAAAACTCATGTTTGTTGGTGAAGCTCCAGGAGCAGATGAGGATAGAACGGGAATCCCTTTTGTTGGAAGGGCAGGACAGTTGTTAAATAAGGGTTTACTTGCCTTAAACTTAGTAAGAGAAAAGGATTATTACATATGTAACATATGTAAGTGCAGACCTCAAGGTAATAGGACACCTTATGAGGAAGAAGCTAAAGCTTGTATTCCGTATTTGAGAAATCAAACTGCACTCATAAGGCCCAAAATAATAGTTTGTTTAGGTGCTACAGCTTTAAAATACATATTGGGCAGTGATTGGAGAATAACCAGAGATAGAGGAAAATGGGTAGAGAAAAAAGGAATATTTTTAACAGCAACTTTTCACCCATCTGCAATACTTAGGGATCAAAGTAAGAAGGCTCTTTTTTGGGAGGACTTAAAAAGTATAAAGCAAAAATATGATGAAATAAAAGAATAA
- the metG gene encoding methionine--tRNA ligase → MEKKTYYITTPIYYPSANLHIGNTYTTVAADALARFKRLTGYDVMFLTGTDEHGQKIQRLAEAKGVTPKEYVDEIVAGIKDLWKMMNISYDKFIRTTDDYHIKAVQDIFKRLYDQGDIYKGYYEGWYCTPCESFWTETQLADGNCPDCGRPVEKTKEEAYFFRMSKYAPKLIEYIESHPEFIQPESRKNEMINNFLKPGLQDLCISRTSFDWGIPVTFDEKHVIYVWIDALSNYITALGYGSNNTEAFNKYWPADVHLVGKDILRFHTIYWPIMLMALGIPLPKQVFGHGWLLVNGGKMSKSKGNVVDPVVLVNEFGTDAVRYYLLREIPFGSDGLFNNEIFINKINSDLANDLGNLLSRTCAMAEKYFKGVIPSPTAKEEIDDELINCALAAPKKLEDSIDKLRIPEALDFIWELVGRSNKYIDETAPWILAKDESKKERLGTVIYNLVESLRFISVCLSPFLPETSEKINKQLNVDVATWDSLASFDGTQAGTNVQKGELLFPRIDVEKKIEELNKIKEQNKALANKIQMQPIKDEITIDDFEKIDLRTAKVLECEPVKGAKKLLKLKVDLGGEQRQIVSGISKYYKPEELVGKSVVVVANLKPVKLRGELSQGMILAGAADDDSKLFVAALDGELPTGSIVR, encoded by the coding sequence ATGGAGAAGAAAACTTATTATATTACAACACCTATTTATTACCCATCTGCAAATCTTCATATAGGAAATACATATACTACGGTAGCAGCAGATGCACTCGCAAGGTTTAAAAGACTAACTGGTTATGATGTAATGTTTTTAACTGGTACAGATGAACATGGACAAAAGATTCAAAGGCTAGCAGAAGCCAAAGGAGTTACTCCAAAGGAGTATGTAGACGAAATAGTCGCAGGGATAAAAGATCTCTGGAAAATGATGAATATAAGTTATGATAAGTTTATAAGAACTACAGATGATTATCATATAAAAGCTGTTCAAGATATATTTAAAAGGTTATATGATCAAGGAGATATATATAAAGGATATTACGAAGGATGGTATTGTACACCGTGCGAATCTTTCTGGACAGAAACTCAACTTGCAGACGGAAATTGTCCTGATTGCGGCAGACCAGTTGAAAAGACAAAAGAAGAAGCATATTTCTTTAGAATGTCAAAATATGCTCCAAAGCTAATAGAGTATATAGAAAGTCATCCTGAATTTATTCAACCAGAATCAAGAAAAAATGAAATGATAAATAACTTTTTAAAGCCGGGTCTTCAAGATTTATGTATTTCAAGAACGTCATTTGATTGGGGAATTCCTGTAACATTTGATGAAAAGCATGTTATATATGTTTGGATAGATGCTCTTTCAAATTACATAACAGCTTTAGGATACGGAAGTAACAACACTGAAGCATTTAATAAATACTGGCCAGCTGATGTACATCTTGTAGGAAAGGATATACTTAGGTTCCACACAATTTATTGGCCTATTATGCTTATGGCACTTGGAATTCCACTGCCAAAACAAGTTTTTGGTCATGGATGGCTTTTAGTTAATGGCGGAAAAATGTCAAAATCAAAGGGAAATGTAGTAGATCCTGTTGTACTTGTAAATGAATTTGGAACAGATGCTGTAAGATACTATCTTTTAAGAGAGATTCCATTTGGATCAGACGGATTATTTAACAATGAAATATTCATAAATAAGATAAATTCAGATCTTGCAAATGATCTTGGGAACTTATTATCAAGAACATGTGCTATGGCTGAAAAATATTTTAAAGGAGTAATTCCTTCACCAACTGCAAAAGAAGAAATTGATGACGAACTTATAAATTGTGCATTAGCCGCTCCTAAAAAGTTAGAAGATAGTATAGATAAACTTAGAATTCCAGAAGCATTGGACTTTATTTGGGAACTAGTAGGAAGATCAAATAAATATATAGATGAGACTGCTCCATGGATTCTTGCTAAAGATGAGAGTAAGAAAGAAAGACTTGGAACTGTTATCTACAATTTAGTTGAGTCATTAAGATTTATATCAGTATGTTTGTCACCATTTTTACCTGAAACAAGTGAGAAGATAAATAAACAATTAAATGTTGATGTTGCAACATGGGATAGTTTAGCATCATTTGATGGAACTCAAGCAGGTACTAATGTTCAAAAAGGAGAGCTTTTATTTCCTAGAATAGATGTAGAAAAGAAGATAGAAGAACTTAATAAAATTAAGGAACAAAATAAAGCTCTAGCAAATAAAATTCAAATGCAGCCTATAAAAGATGAAATCACTATAGATGATTTTGAAAAAATAGACTTGAGGACAGCTAAAGTTTTAGAATGTGAACCAGTTAAAGGTGCAAAAAAACTGCTTAAATTAAAGGTTGACTTAGGAGGAGAACAGAGACAAATTGTATCTGGAATATCCAAGTATTATAAACCAGAAGAACTGGTTGGTAAATCTGTAGTAGTTGTAGCAAACTTAAAACCAGTTAAATTAAGGGGAGAACTTTCTCAAGGAATGATACTTGCAGGTGCTGCAGATGACGATAGCAAATTATTTGTTGCTGCATTAGATGGAGAACTTCCAACAGGCAGCATTGTAAGATAG
- a CDS encoding helix-turn-helix transcriptional regulator: MENSKKYTNKKYTSNERSDNTEDNENDPIKNDRLDDAENKQGINQNNSDTDNSIHDDKVSNRKNLSPDIGTKLADARANAGYTQASAAEKVGVTRLTMCKYENNKSQPTFKKIQEMCDLYSISMEQLFSNNDNSKDTKEKDNTYLNENLNNALLDQLIDKFIAGLTYEGVLAENSVTDEMKFRLRSLAIRYFKKIQKTKK; this comes from the coding sequence ATGGAAAATAGTAAAAAATATACTAACAAAAAATATACTTCAAATGAAAGAAGTGATAATACTGAAGATAATGAAAATGATCCTATAAAGAATGATAGACTTGATGACGCAGAAAATAAACAAGGAATTAATCAAAATAATAGCGATACAGATAATTCCATACATGATGACAAAGTAAGCAATAGAAAAAATCTTTCACCAGATATAGGTACAAAATTAGCCGATGCAAGAGCTAATGCAGGATATACTCAAGCTTCTGCAGCAGAAAAGGTTGGTGTTACTCGTCTTACGATGTGTAAATATGAAAATAACAAATCTCAACCTACTTTTAAGAAAATTCAAGAAATGTGTGATTTATATAGTATATCTATGGAACAATTATTTTCGAATAATGATAATAGTAAAGATACTAAAGAAAAAGATAATACCTATTTAAATGAGAATTTAAATAATGCTCTATTAGATCAGCTTATAGATAAATTTATAGCTGGACTTACTTATGAAGGGGTTCTAGCAGAGAATTCTGTTACAGACGAGATGAAATTTAGACTTCGATCATTAGCGATTAGATACTTTAAGAAAATACAAAAGACAAAAAAGTAA
- a CDS encoding MarR family transcriptional regulator, whose product MNQYYIQQVFATIFYLSNKVQVEGDKLDERITVRQWMVLLTILHLPENEAFYSNVAEKMGCSKQNVKHIVVNLEKKNYVTLEENKKDKRSVNIKITKDCMKIIKEYYEKGNELMSTIFRDFDEEELETLWKLLNKLAAYDGSNWTGYGERVDIDRK is encoded by the coding sequence ATGAATCAGTATTATATACAGCAAGTTTTTGCAACAATTTTTTATCTATCAAATAAGGTCCAAGTAGAAGGAGATAAACTGGATGAAAGAATAACAGTTCGCCAGTGGATGGTACTTTTAACAATTTTACATTTACCAGAAAATGAAGCCTTTTATAGCAATGTAGCAGAGAAGATGGGATGTTCCAAGCAAAATGTAAAACATATTGTTGTAAACTTAGAAAAAAAGAACTATGTAACTTTAGAAGAAAATAAGAAAGATAAGCGATCAGTTAACATTAAAATAACTAAAGATTGTATGAAAATTATTAAAGAATATTATGAAAAAGGAAACGAACTCATGAGCACTATATTTAGAGATTTTGATGAAGAAGAATTAGAGACATTGTGGAAACTTTTAAATAAATTAGCTGCTTATGATGGTTCTAACTGGACAGGTTATGGAGAAAGAGTAGATATTGATAGAAAGTAG
- a CDS encoding acyl-CoA thioesterase/bile acid-CoA:amino acid N-acyltransferase family protein: MNNNNCKISITPEVSMADKSVDIKISGLSKNEKVIVRAASDDYYCINTSILEIGDNTLWESYATFSADEYGNIDLKNAVPIDGTYKNCDKMGLFYSMKPKQIHKSKLIQRLSDISENRKYKITLTIEKDGKEITSKDHTRIFCDETIKSADVIEKNLLARYFISKDNIKHLAIIVLSGSDGRIEKAQAIAELFAMRGYSALAVCYFGIEGTPEDLNLIPLEYVENAVKWLKKQDTVDENKIAIYGRSKGGELVLLAASMFKDITCVIANTPSCYVYEGIKNGKLPSHHSSWMYRGEEIPYLKFSFHIILRLIIKMMKKEKGALAWMYKKLIEEGDKDKATIALDKINGSVLMISSLADEIWPSKMYSEIACNIFEKSHFKHEYKHITFAKSGHMLTVPFQSIYPSEKYPYDVESWAKANSDSWNETVKFLGKWASKY; the protein is encoded by the coding sequence ATGAATAATAATAATTGTAAAATAAGTATTACACCAGAAGTATCAATGGCAGATAAATCTGTTGATATAAAAATAAGTGGTCTTTCAAAAAATGAAAAAGTAATAGTTCGTGCTGCAAGTGATGATTACTATTGTATTAATACTTCTATACTTGAAATAGGAGATAACACGTTGTGGGAATCTTATGCAACTTTTTCAGCAGATGAATATGGAAATATAGATTTAAAAAATGCAGTACCAATTGATGGTACTTATAAGAATTGCGATAAGATGGGATTGTTTTATTCTATGAAACCAAAGCAGATTCATAAGAGTAAACTAATTCAAAGATTAAGTGATATTAGCGAAAACAGGAAATATAAGATTACACTTACAATAGAAAAGGATGGAAAAGAAATCACATCCAAAGATCATACGAGAATCTTTTGTGATGAAACAATTAAAAGCGCAGATGTAATAGAAAAAAATCTCTTAGCAAGATATTTTATTTCAAAAGATAATATAAAACACCTTGCAATTATTGTTTTAAGTGGAAGTGATGGCAGAATTGAAAAAGCACAGGCAATTGCTGAACTATTTGCCATGAGAGGATATTCTGCATTGGCGGTTTGTTATTTTGGAATTGAAGGAACACCAGAGGATCTTAACCTGATACCCCTTGAGTACGTTGAAAATGCAGTAAAGTGGCTAAAGAAGCAGGATACTGTTGATGAAAACAAGATAGCTATATATGGAAGATCTAAGGGTGGTGAACTGGTGCTTCTTGCAGCATCCATGTTTAAGGATATTACTTGCGTTATTGCAAATACTCCAAGCTGTTACGTATATGAGGGTATTAAGAATGGAAAACTTCCATCTCATCATTCTTCATGGATGTATAGAGGTGAAGAAATACCTTATCTAAAATTTAGTTTTCATATTATACTGAGATTGATAATAAAAATGATGAAAAAAGAAAAAGGAGCACTAGCATGGATGTATAAAAAACTAATTGAAGAAGGCGATAAGGACAAGGCTACTATTGCATTGGATAAGATAAATGGATCTGTTTTAATGATATCATCACTAGCAGATGAAATATGGCCTTCAAAAATGTATTCAGAAATAGCTTGCAATATATTTGAAAAATCACATTTTAAACATGAATATAAGCACATTACATTTGCAAAGTCAGGTCATATGTTGACAGTGCCTTTTCAGTCAATATATCCATCAGAGAAATATCCATATGATGTAGAAAGTTGGGCAAAGGCAAATAGCGACTCGTGGAATGAGACAGTCAAATTTTTAGGAAAGTGGGCAAGTAAATATTAA
- a CDS encoding helix-turn-helix domain-containing protein, with amino-acid sequence MLKFKGNEYSCSMELTLDIIGGKWKPLIIWHLGENTLRFSELRRSLPNITQKMLTQQLRALEEDQLVNRFVYAEVPPKVEYSLTEKGKTLLPVLSTLCKWAIEYSNSMRSS; translated from the coding sequence ATGTTGAAATTTAAGGGTAATGAATATAGCTGTTCCATGGAATTAACTTTAGATATCATAGGCGGCAAATGGAAGCCTCTTATTATATGGCACTTAGGTGAAAATACTCTGAGATTCAGTGAGTTAAGGAGGTCCTTGCCAAATATTACTCAAAAAATGCTTACCCAGCAGCTTAGAGCATTAGAGGAAGATCAATTAGTGAATAGATTTGTCTATGCTGAGGTTCCTCCTAAAGTAGAATATTCTCTTACAGAAAAGGGTAAAACCCTTTTACCTGTTTTATCAACTTTATGTAAGTGGGCAATTGAATATTCTAATTCAATGAGATCAAGTTAA
- a CDS encoding nitroreductase family protein: MDLVKVDKSLCMKCGACTKVCPTTSLYMKEDGPEANKNSCIACGQCVAICPCGALDNVKTPLCNQVAVKDFKGLDSKTAEYFLRSRRSIRCYKNISVPYEELLKLVNIARFAPTASNSQGVSYIIVKDKKILEKSTEIIVKWMEDNIELHWSFSRHVNNYRKNGIDSILRDAPHIILATAPKDFKNGRENSISALSYVELFAPTLGLGSCWAGLFEFCAFLNYRPLLDLFNISKDKVITGALMVGHPKYKYKRLVDRNKLDVAFI; this comes from the coding sequence ATGGATTTAGTTAAAGTAGATAAATCATTATGTATGAAATGTGGAGCGTGTACAAAAGTTTGTCCTACTACATCTTTATATATGAAAGAAGATGGTCCTGAAGCTAATAAAAATTCTTGCATTGCTTGTGGACAATGTGTTGCCATATGTCCTTGTGGTGCACTTGATAATGTTAAAACGCCATTATGCAATCAAGTAGCCGTAAAAGATTTTAAAGGGTTAGATTCAAAAACTGCTGAATATTTTCTTAGATCTCGCAGGTCAATAAGATGTTACAAAAATATATCTGTGCCTTATGAAGAATTATTAAAACTAGTTAATATTGCGCGTTTTGCTCCTACTGCTAGTAATTCACAAGGAGTATCCTATATTATCGTAAAAGATAAAAAAATATTAGAAAAATCTACTGAAATAATAGTTAAGTGGATGGAAGATAATATTGAACTTCATTGGAGCTTTTCAAGACATGTAAATAATTATAGAAAAAATGGCATAGATTCAATTTTACGTGATGCTCCTCATATTATATTAGCAACTGCTCCAAAGGATTTTAAAAATGGAAGAGAAAATAGCATTTCTGCATTATCTTATGTTGAATTATTTGCACCTACATTAGGACTAGGTTCTTGCTGGGCTGGATTATTTGAATTTTGTGCATTTTTAAATTATAGACCATTATTAGATTTGTTCAATATTTCTAAAGACAAAGTAATAACAGGTGCACTTATGGTTGGGCATCCTAAATATAAATATAAAAGATTAGTAGACCGTAATAAATTAGATGTTGCATTTATATAA
- the rbr gene encoding rubrerythrin, translating into MKSLNGTKTADNLAKAFAGESQARNRYTYYGRTADKERYKKIAAVFFEVADNERAHAKVFFDLLIQGLGKAHINVNAQYPIGYGNTEQNLQYAAEGEKEEWGTLYPQFADQAKEEGFPEVETAFREIIKIETSHEKIYLNLLNNLKNGTLYKRDTKQRWRCRNCGYIFEGTEAPLVCPACKHPQGYFEIMDNVEL; encoded by the coding sequence ATGAAAAGTTTAAATGGTACTAAAACAGCTGATAACCTTGCAAAAGCTTTTGCTGGAGAATCTCAAGCTAGAAATAGATATACATATTACGGTAGAACGGCAGATAAAGAAAGATATAAGAAAATTGCAGCAGTATTTTTTGAAGTAGCAGATAATGAAAGGGCACATGCAAAAGTTTTCTTTGACTTATTGATACAAGGATTGGGTAAGGCACATATAAATGTAAATGCACAATATCCTATTGGGTACGGAAATACAGAACAAAATCTTCAGTATGCAGCAGAAGGCGAAAAGGAAGAATGGGGAACACTATATCCACAATTTGCGGATCAAGCTAAGGAAGAAGGATTTCCAGAAGTTGAAACTGCATTTAGAGAAATTATAAAAATAGAAACGTCTCATGAAAAAATTTATTTGAATCTATTAAATAACTTAAAAAACGGTACTTTATATAAAAGAGATACAAAGCAAAGGTGGAGATGTAGAAATTGTGGATATATTTTTGAGGGAACTGAGGCACCTTTAGTATGCCCAGCATGTAAACATCCTCAAGGATATTTTGAAATTATGGATAATGTTGAATTATAA
- a CDS encoding TatD family hydrolase: MDKFNKDLIFKSNVKIFDAHAHYDDDEFDSDRDELIGELKKNNVIGVLNCGCSLKGSEDSVKLAQKYDFFYAAVGIHPEYADKFDKNQEDILRRLASYDKVRAVGEIGLDYYYDENPDRDIQKKVFIRQMKLAEKLGLPVIIHDRDAHEDTLNIVKSFPNVKGEIHCFSGSVESAREYLKLGYYLGFTGVVTFKNAKKTIQVLKEVPIDRILVETDCPYMTPAPYRGKRNMSAYIYYIMDKIAEVKEIPIEEVSLNTILNIRNLLNLR; the protein is encoded by the coding sequence ATGGATAAATTTAATAAGGATTTAATCTTTAAAAGTAATGTAAAAATATTTGATGCACATGCACACTATGATGATGATGAATTTGATAGTGATAGGGATGAATTGATAGGTGAACTTAAAAAAAATAATGTTATAGGTGTATTAAATTGTGGTTGCTCCCTAAAAGGTTCAGAGGATTCAGTTAAGCTTGCCCAAAAATATGATTTCTTTTATGCGGCTGTTGGAATACATCCTGAATATGCAGACAAGTTTGATAAAAATCAAGAAGATATACTTAGAAGGTTAGCATCGTATGATAAGGTTAGGGCTGTAGGAGAAATAGGACTTGATTACTATTACGATGAAAATCCTGATAGAGATATCCAAAAAAAAGTTTTTATAAGACAGATGAAACTTGCAGAAAAGTTAGGGCTTCCCGTTATAATACATGATAGAGATGCACATGAGGATACATTAAATATAGTCAAGTCATTTCCAAACGTCAAAGGTGAGATACACTGTTTTTCTGGAAGTGTTGAATCTGCAAGAGAATATTTAAAACTTGGTTATTATCTTGGATTTACTGGGGTAGTTACATTCAAAAATGCAAAAAAGACAATTCAAGTGTTAAAAGAAGTACCAATTGACAGAATTTTAGTTGAAACAGATTGTCCATATATGACACCTGCTCCATACAGGGGCAAAAGGAACATGTCGGCATATATATATTACATAATGGATAAAATAGCAGAAGTTAAAGAAATTCCTATTGAAGAAGTAAGTTTAAACACTATTTTGAATATTAGGAACTTGCTTAATTTAAGATAA